The Solanum lycopersicum chromosome 9, SLM_r2.1 genome window below encodes:
- the LOC109121066 gene encoding uncharacterized protein, with protein MADRLRVFTRLNPPIFTGSKSSEDPQDFVDEVSKILVDFGATDTKKEKLSSYQIKDVAQTLFKIWQESRVLGGVSITRELSKTAFLERFFLRKMRKAKVEEFINHKQGSMTVRNYSLKFVKLSRLMVHFQHVEDNSKKWGIRDARRPKPQD; from the exons ATGGCTGACAGGTTGAGAGTTTTTACAAGgttgaatcctcctatattcaCAGGGTCTAAGAGTTCGGAGGATCCTCAGGACTTTGTGGATGAGGTGAGTAAGATCTTGGTGGATTTTGGGGCCACAGATACTAAGAAAGAAAAGTTGTCTTCCTATCAAATaaaggatgttgcacagactttgTTCAAGATATGGCAAGAGAGCCGAGTTTTGGGTGGAGTTTCGATCACTCGTGAGCTGTCTAAGACAGCCTTTCTAGAGAGATTCTTTCTCAGAAAGATGAGgaaggccaaggttgaggagtttatcaaccaTAAGCAGGGATCCATGACAGTCAGGAattattccctgaagtttgttaagctatccag GTTGATGGTGCATTTTCAACATGTAGAGGACAACAGCAAAAAGTGGGGCATTCGTGATGCTAGGAGGCCTAAGCCTCAAGATTAG